A stretch of the Thalassotalea euphylliae genome encodes the following:
- the modB gene encoding molybdate ABC transporter permease subunit, which yields MTEFDLLATYTTLKLASVTTLILLLLGTPLAWWLSQLQSKWRVVIEAVVALPLVLPPTVLGFYLLIAFAPDALPGQLWQSLTGQQLAFSFSAIVIGSVFYSLPFVVQPLQKAFEQIDPHVLAKARMLGAAKLDLFFHVILPLTKASFITAATLGFAHTVGEFGVVLMIGGNIPDETRVLSIALFDHVEAFEYQQAHLLASILLIGSLITLALIYLLNFYHDQPSSNKSANEGSRGLRQR from the coding sequence ATGACTGAATTTGATCTATTAGCCACCTACACAACACTGAAACTGGCAAGTGTCACAACCTTGATTTTATTATTGCTGGGCACACCGCTGGCATGGTGGTTAAGTCAGTTACAATCCAAATGGCGAGTGGTGATTGAGGCTGTGGTTGCTTTGCCATTGGTACTACCGCCAACCGTGTTAGGTTTTTACTTGCTTATTGCCTTTGCGCCAGATGCCCTGCCCGGCCAATTATGGCAGTCACTTACCGGCCAACAACTAGCCTTTAGCTTTTCGGCAATTGTTATTGGCTCTGTGTTTTATTCACTGCCCTTTGTTGTTCAGCCACTCCAAAAAGCGTTTGAACAAATTGACCCACATGTATTGGCCAAAGCACGCATGTTAGGTGCTGCCAAGCTCGACTTATTTTTCCACGTTATTTTACCGCTGACCAAAGCCAGCTTTATCACCGCAGCAACCTTAGGTTTTGCTCATACTGTTGGCGAATTCGGGGTGGTACTGATGATTGGCGGTAATATTCCTGATGAAACTCGAGTGTTATCTATCGCACTATTCGACCATGTTGAAGCATTTGAATATCAACAAGCACACCTGTTGGCTTCGATACTGCTAATCGGCTCATTAATTACGTTAGCGCTGATCTATTTACTCAATTTTTACCATGATCAGCCAAGTTCAAATAAGAGTGCGAATGAAGGCTCGCGCGGACTCAGGCAGCGTTAA
- the modA gene encoding molybdate ABC transporter substrate-binding protein translates to MQQFLTSTSKFIKPFLNKRDLRSRCCHLPASFVHKLNLRQRRTILFNVFGLFSFFSFNFFNLLGLFSLAALSASAYAQSEVVLRAAVASNFAASAKQLSAPFEKQYNLKIHWISGASGALYQQIRHGAPFDLFFSADREHPERLADSGFIKQTTLAPYAIGQLAIYAAKNPALTPQAIINKDFVAKRIAIANPVTAPYGKAAQAWLTEHELWQQYRKSAIVGNNVNQTFQQTHSGAVDWGLVAVSQLVAHQLPVQQVTLTSPEMLTQYVGVLSASKQPALSSKLIAFFTHTEQQEKLASLGYLPIDALSNPAQLPQDIPSAIRHD, encoded by the coding sequence ATGCAGCAGTTTTTAACGTCAACGAGTAAGTTCATTAAACCCTTTCTCAACAAGCGCGATTTGCGCTCGCGCTGCTGTCACTTGCCTGCTTCTTTCGTTCATAAACTTAACCTTAGACAGCGTCGCACTATATTATTTAACGTATTTGGCTTATTTAGCTTTTTCTCGTTTAATTTTTTTAACTTGCTTGGCTTATTTAGCTTGGCAGCATTGAGCGCCAGTGCTTACGCCCAGTCAGAGGTCGTGCTTAGAGCAGCCGTTGCCAGTAATTTTGCGGCCAGTGCAAAACAATTATCCGCTCCTTTTGAAAAACAATATAACCTTAAAATCCATTGGATAAGCGGTGCTAGCGGTGCGCTTTACCAACAAATTCGCCACGGCGCTCCATTTGATTTATTTTTTTCCGCTGATCGCGAACACCCAGAGCGATTAGCCGATAGTGGCTTTATCAAGCAAACAACGCTTGCTCCGTATGCCATTGGCCAACTTGCCATTTATGCGGCGAAAAATCCGGCGCTAACGCCACAAGCTATTATCAACAAAGACTTTGTTGCTAAACGTATCGCCATTGCAAATCCTGTCACCGCCCCCTATGGCAAAGCGGCACAAGCGTGGCTAACCGAGCATGAACTTTGGCAGCAATATCGCAAAAGCGCGATTGTCGGCAATAATGTCAATCAAACCTTTCAGCAAACTCATTCTGGCGCCGTCGATTGGGGCTTAGTTGCGGTTAGTCAGCTAGTCGCCCATCAGTTGCCTGTGCAGCAAGTTACCCTGACAAGTCCTGAGATGCTCACCCAATACGTAGGTGTACTTTCTGCCAGTAAACAGCCTGCACTATCGAGTAAGCTGATTGCCTTTTTTACGCATACTGAACAACAAGAAAAGCTCGCATCACTCGGCTATTTGCCTATTGATGCATTGAGTAACCCTGCGCAGTTGCCTCAAGATATACCAAGTGCCATTCGCCATGACTGA
- the moaE gene encoding molybdopterin synthase catalytic subunit MoaE encodes MSTKVRVSEADFNAGDEIALLQANNQADGAVVTFTGRVRKQNEGQQVTGLFLEHYPAMTALSLNRIIDSARAKWQINKVTVIHRVGQLNLGDNIVFVGVTSAHRGDAFAAAEFIMDYLKIEAPFWKKETRTDGEVWIDARQSDQDKAITW; translated from the coding sequence ATGAGCACCAAAGTACGAGTGAGCGAAGCTGATTTTAATGCCGGTGATGAAATCGCATTGCTGCAAGCCAACAACCAAGCAGATGGCGCGGTTGTAACCTTTACAGGTCGCGTACGTAAGCAAAATGAAGGTCAGCAAGTCACAGGCTTGTTTCTAGAGCACTACCCAGCAATGACAGCATTGTCACTTAACCGCATCATTGATAGTGCCAGAGCCAAGTGGCAGATCAACAAAGTGACGGTTATTCATCGCGTTGGCCAGCTGAATCTCGGCGATAATATTGTTTTTGTTGGCGTTACTAGTGCACATCGTGGTGATGCATTTGCTGCGGCCGAATTTATTATGGACTACCTCAAAATTGAAGCACCGTTTTGGAAAAAAGAAACGCGAACCGATGGTGAAGTTTGGATAGACGCCAGACAAAGCGATCAAGATAAAGCAATTACTTGGTAA
- the moaD gene encoding molybdopterin converting factor subunit 1, translated as MLTVLFFARLREQLGQASVRIAVNENTTVEQVLTQLKEEYPDWQSPLSSNNILAALNQQMVSKDTVVNAGDELAFFPPVTGG; from the coding sequence ATGCTAACCGTATTATTTTTTGCTCGATTGCGTGAGCAGCTTGGTCAAGCTTCGGTTAGAATCGCAGTTAACGAAAACACCACTGTAGAACAAGTGCTGACGCAACTAAAGGAAGAGTACCCTGATTGGCAATCTCCTCTAAGTAGCAACAATATTTTAGCGGCGCTTAATCAACAAATGGTGAGTAAAGATACTGTGGTAAATGCTGGTGATGAGCTCGCATTTTTCCCACCTGTTACCGGAGGCTAA
- the moaC gene encoding cyclic pyranopterin monophosphate synthase MoaC: MSDSLTHLNAQGEANMVDVTDKAVTQRQATAQGYIKMSADTLAMITEGKHKKGDVFAVARIAGIQAAKKCGDLIPLCHPLMLTKVQVDFTSELEHNRVKVTSLCKLSGQTGVEMEALTAVSVACLTLFDMCKAVDPHMVIEGIAVTTKSGGKSGHWERTQTC, translated from the coding sequence ATGAGTGATTCACTAACTCATTTGAATGCACAAGGCGAAGCCAACATGGTTGATGTTACTGACAAAGCGGTTACGCAGCGTCAGGCCACGGCACAAGGCTATATTAAGATGTCGGCAGACACTTTAGCCATGATAACCGAAGGTAAACATAAAAAAGGAGACGTGTTCGCCGTAGCTCGTATTGCCGGTATTCAGGCGGCAAAAAAGTGTGGCGATTTAATTCCACTTTGCCATCCTTTGATGCTGACAAAAGTTCAAGTTGATTTTACTTCCGAGCTTGAGCACAACCGAGTCAAAGTCACTAGCCTATGCAAGCTTTCGGGCCAAACCGGTGTTGAAATGGAAGCACTAACGGCGGTATCAGTTGCCTGTTTAACCTTGTTCGACATGTGTAAAGCGGTTGACCCTCACATGGTGATTGAAGGTATCGCAGTAACCACTAAATCAGGTGGTAAAAGCGGACACTGGGAGCGCACACAAACATGCTAA
- the moaB gene encoding molybdenum cofactor biosynthesis protein B, giving the protein MAKASLPEFIPLNIAVLTVSDTRTEETDTSGAALVERLTQAGHTLAEKAIVKDDVYQLRAIVSKWIASDDVQVVISTGGTGFTARDNTPEALMPLFDKQIEGFGETFRHISLGEIGTSTVQSRALAGMANGTAVFCVPGSTNACKTAWDKLLAEQLDASHKPCNFAPHLKNIDVNCHTRG; this is encoded by the coding sequence ATGGCCAAAGCAAGTTTACCTGAATTTATTCCATTAAATATCGCTGTACTTACCGTTTCAGATACCCGCACTGAAGAAACTGATACCTCAGGCGCTGCATTAGTCGAGCGCTTAACTCAAGCAGGCCATACACTGGCTGAAAAGGCGATAGTGAAAGACGATGTTTATCAATTACGCGCCATTGTCTCGAAATGGATTGCCAGTGACGATGTGCAAGTGGTTATTTCAACTGGCGGCACAGGTTTTACCGCCCGTGACAATACGCCAGAAGCCTTAATGCCATTATTTGACAAACAGATTGAAGGTTTCGGCGAAACTTTCCGCCATATTTCATTAGGTGAAATTGGCACTTCTACAGTGCAATCTCGCGCCCTTGCTGGCATGGCGAATGGTACCGCAGTATTTTGTGTACCCGGCTCAACTAACGCCTGTAAAACCGCATGGGATAAGTTATTAGCAGAGCAGCTTGATGCCAGCCACAAGCCGTGTAACTTTGCACCGCACCTGAAAAATATTGATGTTAACTGCCATACCCGAGGTTAA
- a CDS encoding molybdenum cofactor guanylyltransferase, whose protein sequence is MNNHQNGCIGIVLAGGLSRRMGQNKSQLMRTQQASSQTMLSFSQELLTDAGVDRVVISASSENLTADSTLNKTDNKANIVPDLMPKLGPLGGIYSVFAQVPCQAALIIPVDLPLMNAKVLTQLKQAGQLLKQAVHFEQHSLPLYLPNNAYTELFFNQHLVQLSQSAKGPSIKALLAQMPHQSIRCLTPSTLTNTNTPDDWQQAQSQLLTPLRSY, encoded by the coding sequence TTGAATAACCATCAAAATGGCTGCATCGGCATAGTACTGGCGGGTGGCTTGTCACGCCGCATGGGGCAAAATAAGTCGCAGCTAATGCGCACACAGCAAGCTAGTTCGCAAACCATGTTGTCATTTAGCCAAGAACTGCTGACTGATGCTGGTGTTGATCGCGTGGTGATTAGCGCGTCATCGGAAAACTTAACCGCAGATTCAACTTTAAACAAGACCGACAACAAGGCCAATATTGTACCTGATCTAATGCCTAAACTTGGGCCATTGGGCGGCATTTATAGCGTATTTGCACAAGTACCTTGTCAGGCAGCATTAATTATTCCTGTTGACCTGCCCTTGATGAATGCCAAGGTGTTAACGCAATTAAAACAGGCTGGGCAACTGCTAAAGCAGGCGGTACATTTTGAACAACACTCACTACCGCTTTATTTGCCAAACAATGCCTATACTGAATTGTTTTTTAATCAGCACTTAGTTCAACTAAGTCAAAGTGCGAAAGGGCCTTCGATTAAGGCGCTATTGGCACAAATGCCACATCAGTCAATTAGGTGCTTAACGCCCAGTACATTAACCAATACCAATACCCCTGACGACTGGCAACAAGCTCAGTCGCAACTGTTGACGCCACTAAGGAGTTATTAA
- the moaA gene encoding GTP 3',8-cyclase MoaA codes for MLQDAFGRRFYYLRLSITDVCNFRCQYCLPDGYQCDHDRNFLTLPEIKTLAATFARLGTEKIRITGGEPSLRKDLPEIISACKNTSGIKKVGITTNGYKLPEHLPSWLDAGLDAINISIDSLDAKQFQLITGHNKLATILEGIDQALAAPQLTVKVNTVLMRGFNLDELSRFLGWVKDKPVSLRFIELMQTGDNTTFFDQQHVSGDTIKRHLLQNGWLPALRDKTAGPAQEFYHPDYAGKIGLIMPYSKDFCASCNRLRISSLGKLHLCLFAEQGHELRHLLTPNTQSDAQSNDKKIERIADEITALLGDKKVSHFLQDRLTGATKHLSMLGG; via the coding sequence ATGTTACAAGACGCTTTCGGTCGCAGATTTTATTATCTGCGCCTTTCAATTACTGATGTATGCAACTTTCGTTGCCAATATTGTTTGCCTGATGGTTATCAGTGCGATCACGATCGCAATTTTCTTACCCTGCCCGAAATCAAAACACTGGCGGCAACCTTCGCTCGTTTAGGCACAGAGAAAATTCGTATTACTGGCGGTGAGCCCTCTTTGCGAAAAGACTTACCTGAAATTATCAGTGCCTGCAAAAATACCTCAGGCATTAAAAAAGTTGGCATAACCACTAATGGTTATAAATTACCTGAGCATTTGCCGAGCTGGTTAGATGCTGGCTTAGATGCTATTAATATCAGTATTGATAGTTTAGACGCCAAGCAGTTTCAGCTAATTACTGGCCACAACAAGTTAGCCACCATTCTTGAAGGCATTGACCAAGCACTTGCAGCGCCGCAATTAACTGTGAAGGTAAATACTGTATTAATGCGCGGCTTTAATTTAGATGAGTTGTCACGCTTTTTAGGTTGGGTAAAAGACAAACCTGTTTCATTACGCTTTATCGAGTTGATGCAAACTGGTGATAACACAACCTTCTTTGATCAGCAGCATGTTAGTGGCGACACCATTAAGCGTCACTTGCTGCAAAATGGCTGGCTACCAGCGTTAAGAGATAAAACCGCAGGCCCAGCGCAAGAGTTCTACCACCCAGATTATGCTGGCAAAATCGGCCTTATCATGCCCTACAGCAAAGATTTCTGCGCCAGCTGTAACCGCTTGAGAATTAGCTCGCTAGGTAAACTTCACCTTTGCTTGTTTGCCGAGCAAGGTCACGAATTGCGTCACTTATTAACCCCAAACACGCAAAGCGATGCTCAAAGCAATGACAAAAAGATTGAACGTATAGCAGACGAAATTACCGCCTTACTGGGTGACAAAAAAGTCAGCCACTTTTTACAAGACCGGCTTACTGGCGCCACTAAACATTTGTCGATGTTAGGAGGCTAA
- the moeA gene encoding molybdopterin molybdotransferase MoeA, with protein sequence MADCFSQSGLLPFEQAKTLILENVPTHSDSEEIPIDQAIGRVLASQVLSPVNVPPHDNSAMDGYAFAQASVEHTNRLRLVGKALAGAPFKGQVGAGECVRIMTGAKLPLGCDTVEMQENVEAQDDQLELQQATKHGQHVRATGEDIVQQQVLMNEGHQLTSADIGTLASIGIASVAVVKPLTIALIATGDELKQPGEVLKEGDIFESNRFFLSAMLSKLPVKVIDFGVIADDKEKLRAAFNQANQQADVVISSGGVSVGEADYTKLILEELGQVGFWKIAMKPGKPFAFGKLANSTFFGLPGNPVSALVTFYQLVVPALYQMMAGQMPPRVKLPAVTTSALRKAPGRMDFQRAVWQLNSEGQLEVTSTGSQGSGILTSIAKANCFILLPQDQGRVELGETVTIELFDELIS encoded by the coding sequence ATGGCTGATTGTTTTAGTCAATCGGGGTTGCTGCCATTTGAGCAAGCGAAAACCCTCATATTAGAAAATGTTCCAACCCACAGCGATAGTGAAGAAATTCCCATTGACCAGGCAATTGGTAGAGTTCTAGCCAGCCAAGTGCTGAGCCCCGTTAATGTGCCTCCTCATGATAATTCAGCGATGGATGGCTATGCCTTTGCTCAGGCAAGTGTTGAGCATACTAATAGGCTAAGGTTGGTAGGCAAAGCGCTTGCAGGTGCACCCTTTAAAGGCCAAGTCGGTGCAGGTGAATGCGTTCGCATTATGACCGGTGCTAAATTGCCTTTAGGCTGTGACACGGTTGAAATGCAAGAAAATGTTGAGGCTCAAGACGATCAGCTTGAGCTGCAACAAGCAACTAAGCATGGTCAGCACGTTAGAGCGACAGGCGAAGATATTGTGCAACAACAAGTATTGATGAACGAAGGACATCAGTTAACGAGCGCTGATATAGGTACCTTGGCTTCTATTGGTATTGCCTCCGTCGCCGTTGTGAAACCGCTGACTATTGCGTTGATTGCGACAGGAGATGAGTTAAAACAGCCAGGTGAAGTGTTAAAGGAAGGGGATATTTTTGAAAGTAATCGCTTCTTTTTGTCGGCGATGTTGAGCAAGCTACCAGTTAAGGTGATTGATTTTGGCGTGATCGCTGACGATAAAGAGAAACTGCGAGCAGCGTTTAATCAAGCTAACCAGCAAGCGGATGTGGTGATCTCAAGTGGCGGTGTTTCAGTGGGGGAGGCTGACTACACTAAACTGATTTTGGAAGAATTAGGCCAAGTAGGCTTTTGGAAAATTGCCATGAAGCCAGGCAAACCGTTTGCTTTTGGTAAGCTAGCGAACAGCACCTTCTTTGGCCTGCCGGGAAATCCCGTTTCAGCATTGGTCACTTTTTACCAGCTAGTGGTGCCTGCGCTCTACCAAATGATGGCGGGGCAAATGCCACCGCGCGTTAAATTGCCTGCGGTAACAACTTCAGCACTGAGAAAAGCACCGGGGCGCATGGATTTTCAACGGGCGGTTTGGCAGTTAAATAGCGAAGGTCAACTTGAAGTGACAAGCACAGGCTCACAAGGCTCTGGCATCTTAACCAGCATTGCCAAAGCTAACTGCTTTATTTTGTTACCACAAGATCAAGGTCGAGTTGAGCTGGGCGAAACTGTGACGATAGAGTTGTTTGACGAGTTAATCTCATAA
- a CDS encoding DUF3718 domain-containing protein produces the protein MNSPIKTIKVKTVITGVVAGLSLALVSGNSMAMDKQVERALIKVCKSAASNKPIRMKVAMEDYNLSTHDVALKVMCNGDDIITFAETRGAYKTASRLQNSIGGVEIIDVAKADKINVNFIE, from the coding sequence ATGAATAGCCCAATCAAAACAATTAAGGTTAAAACTGTCATCACTGGCGTTGTCGCTGGTTTATCGTTGGCGCTGGTGAGCGGCAATAGTATGGCAATGGACAAACAAGTAGAGCGCGCACTGATCAAAGTATGTAAATCAGCGGCTAGCAACAAACCCATTCGAATGAAAGTGGCCATGGAGGACTACAACCTATCAACACATGACGTTGCGTTGAAAGTTATGTGTAATGGCGACGATATTATTACTTTTGCGGAAACTCGCGGTGCTTATAAAACCGCCTCTCGCCTGCAAAACAGTATTGGTGGTGTTGAAATTATCGACGTAGCCAAAGCGGATAAAATTAATGTTAACTTTATTGAATAA
- a CDS encoding YebG family protein yields MAVESRFVVIRDGVEVQTFMDKKAADEYDKMLDMADNLSAMLTDAPIELSEQVTEDLSIFLAERREEVLIALQAKKPKPAPKTEAQSASNKEQASNKVSKKDKATNTSKADSSDEEQLPEAS; encoded by the coding sequence ATGGCAGTTGAAAGTCGGTTTGTGGTAATTAGAGATGGCGTGGAGGTGCAGACGTTTATGGATAAGAAGGCCGCTGATGAATACGACAAAATGTTGGATATGGCAGATAACTTGTCTGCGATGCTCACCGATGCACCAATCGAATTGTCAGAGCAAGTAACTGAAGACCTCAGTATCTTTTTAGCGGAGCGACGCGAAGAAGTGCTCATTGCGCTGCAAGCGAAAAAGCCAAAGCCAGCACCAAAAACTGAAGCGCAGTCTGCGAGCAACAAAGAGCAAGCATCAAATAAAGTAAGTAAAAAAGATAAAGCGACTAACACTAGTAAAGCTGATAGTAGTGATGAAGAACAGCTTCCAGAAGCAAGTTAG
- a CDS encoding M48 family metallopeptidase, with protein sequence MTENLQTASSGSLSYQLVYSDKRKTIGLQVKHGLITVRAPSFVDKTFVERFVASKASWLRAKVSQQHNTENRLPRYRLMDGGRMLFMGKEFDIIVQTGRRRSIELGEEVFTFKLPSSYFASSEDEINCKGIPSKLTLQLEKQLDQWLKEQALKYLPERVRYWSSITNLFPQEVLIRKYKSRWGSCTSQRVVSLNSRLMLCPVEVIDYVIIHELCHLVHLNHSAKFWQLVNRHCPDMEQAKSWLKQNQREFYF encoded by the coding sequence GTGACTGAAAACTTACAAACTGCATCTTCGGGTAGCTTGTCTTATCAATTGGTTTATAGTGACAAACGCAAAACAATAGGTCTACAAGTTAAGCACGGGCTTATCACAGTTCGTGCTCCCTCCTTTGTTGATAAGACTTTTGTTGAGCGATTTGTGGCCAGTAAAGCAAGCTGGCTTAGGGCAAAAGTTTCTCAACAACACAATACAGAAAACCGCTTACCACGCTATCGGCTTATGGATGGTGGTCGTATGCTATTTATGGGAAAAGAGTTCGATATTATAGTGCAAACGGGTCGCCGACGTAGTATTGAACTTGGTGAAGAGGTTTTCACTTTTAAACTGCCAAGCAGCTATTTTGCTTCAAGCGAAGATGAAATAAATTGTAAAGGCATACCTAGCAAGTTAACGCTTCAATTGGAAAAACAGCTTGATCAATGGCTCAAAGAGCAGGCGTTAAAATATCTACCCGAGCGGGTCCGATATTGGTCATCAATAACCAACTTATTCCCGCAAGAGGTATTGATTAGGAAGTACAAATCCCGGTGGGGAAGTTGCACGAGTCAACGCGTTGTCAGTTTAAATAGCCGGCTAATGTTGTGCCCTGTAGAAGTTATTGACTATGTTATTATTCACGAGCTTTGCCACTTAGTTCATCTTAATCATTCCGCAAAATTCTGGCAGCTTGTAAACAGGCACTGCCCTGATATGGAACAAGCTAAATCTTGGCTTAAACAAAACCAGCGAGAGTTCTATTTTTAG
- a CDS encoding response regulator, which produces MSSSVLICDDSNLARKQVIRSLPSQWDVDVQLAKNGLEALSVLRTANIDVMFLDLTMPELDGVGVLEALQQENISLPVFVISADIQPEMQNKVLELGAKAFLRKPINADTLTSTLQDFGIL; this is translated from the coding sequence ATGAGTTCGTCGGTTCTTATTTGTGATGACTCGAATCTCGCGAGAAAACAAGTGATAAGAAGTTTACCCTCGCAATGGGATGTAGATGTTCAACTCGCCAAGAATGGTCTTGAAGCATTGTCTGTGTTACGCACTGCCAATATTGATGTCATGTTTCTTGATCTAACCATGCCTGAATTAGATGGTGTCGGTGTGCTTGAAGCACTTCAACAAGAAAATATAAGCCTGCCTGTATTTGTTATTTCTGCAGATATTCAACCTGAAATGCAAAATAAAGTGTTAGAACTAGGCGCAAAGGCTTTTTTGCGTAAGCCTATTAATGCCGATACCTTAACCTCGACTTTACAAGATTTTGGAATTCTGTAA
- a CDS encoding chemotaxis protein has translation MAYELTEDQQDCLQELINVAMGQASDQLARYLDSFVYLTVPNIALVNGQKLSDDLVANEASMAVVSQGFFGYEGIRGEALLVYQHKDSDRIGDLLGYEPDELSVEEQLIDISSILTTTFLNVFASQIENQLSYSAPKLLADSKGTLSAHLTQLSFDWDTALTVNINYQVTDYSFNCEMILLIPEAAIDNIKTVIDRILADF, from the coding sequence ATGGCGTATGAATTAACTGAAGATCAACAAGACTGCTTGCAGGAGTTGATCAATGTTGCCATGGGTCAGGCAAGCGATCAGCTCGCTCGCTATTTAGACTCTTTCGTCTACTTAACCGTACCCAATATTGCCTTAGTCAATGGGCAAAAGTTGAGTGATGACCTTGTTGCTAACGAAGCATCTATGGCTGTTGTGAGCCAAGGCTTTTTTGGTTATGAGGGGATTCGCGGTGAAGCCTTGCTGGTCTATCAACACAAAGACTCGGATCGTATCGGTGATTTGCTCGGCTACGAGCCCGATGAATTGTCGGTTGAAGAGCAGTTAATCGATATTAGCTCAATTTTAACAACCACTTTTTTGAATGTATTTGCTAGCCAAATAGAAAATCAGCTTTCATACAGTGCACCAAAATTACTAGCAGATAGTAAAGGTACCTTATCGGCTCATTTGACTCAGCTTTCGTTTGATTGGGATACGGCATTAACGGTAAATATTAATTATCAGGTGACCGACTACTCGTTCAATTGTGAAATGATTTTGTTAATTCCAGAAGCTGCGATCGATAACATTAAAACCGTTATTGATAGGATCTTGGCAGACTTTTAA
- a CDS encoding GGDEF domain-containing protein: MSEGMMDSQIIDQLNSGVLLVDLNFKLVHWNRFLAVHVNKPFNDVAGQSIFDVFPELPKRWLERKLNSVVQLGTPSFCGWEQRHHLFELPHTRPISTDSEFMAQNCTFLPYLEQQQLAGVYILIEDVTDVCHYQSMLKATMQELELATRIDGLTKVYNRKFWEESLTHEFSRAKRYACDMSLLMFDLDHFKSINDNYGHQCGDLVLVEAAHRVNSLLRDADVLGRYGGEEFAVILTETAQFGAVEVAERIKKSLTATPVVFNGKEIYFSASIGIASFNSEQTSHETLIAEADAALYRAKSSGRNKICLSPTLYKCS, translated from the coding sequence ATGAGTGAGGGTATGATGGACAGCCAAATAATTGATCAATTAAATTCTGGTGTTTTACTGGTCGATCTGAACTTTAAACTCGTTCATTGGAACCGTTTCCTCGCTGTTCATGTTAATAAGCCTTTTAATGACGTTGCTGGGCAATCAATATTTGATGTCTTTCCAGAGTTACCTAAACGTTGGTTAGAGCGCAAGCTCAATAGCGTTGTTCAACTAGGTACACCAAGCTTTTGTGGTTGGGAGCAACGACACCACTTATTTGAATTACCTCACACTCGGCCAATCTCTACAGACAGCGAGTTTATGGCACAAAACTGTACGTTCTTGCCTTACCTTGAGCAGCAGCAGTTGGCGGGAGTTTATATCTTAATTGAAGATGTCACCGATGTATGCCATTACCAGTCAATGCTCAAAGCCACGATGCAGGAGCTTGAGCTAGCGACTCGAATTGATGGCCTAACTAAAGTTTACAATCGCAAGTTTTGGGAAGAGTCACTTACTCATGAGTTTTCGCGTGCCAAGCGCTATGCTTGTGACATGAGTTTGTTGATGTTTGACCTTGATCATTTCAAGTCCATTAATGATAACTATGGTCATCAATGTGGTGATCTTGTTCTTGTCGAAGCTGCTCACAGAGTTAACTCGCTATTGCGCGATGCTGATGTTTTAGGTCGCTATGGCGGCGAAGAGTTCGCTGTTATTTTAACGGAAACTGCGCAGTTCGGTGCGGTTGAAGTCGCCGAGCGAATTAAAAAATCGCTCACTGCAACTCCTGTAGTCTTTAATGGCAAAGAGATTTATTTTTCTGCGAGCATTGGCATTGCTTCATTTAACTCTGAGCAAACCAGCCATGAGACGCTAATTGCTGAAGCTGATGCCGCTTTATATCGGGCGAAATCATCAGGGCGAAATAAAATTTGCCTCTCTCCTACACTTTATAAGTGTTCTTAA